The following is a genomic window from Acidobacteriota bacterium.
CGTTCGACCTGAGCCGAAGACAGTTGCAGCACTTGAGCGGCCTGGGCGGTATCTTGATAATGGACGACCGCGAAGATCGTCAGAATAAATTTAACCAGACGAAGATCGCCACGTTGCTTTGCGGCGACGAGTTTGCGGTCAAGGGCTTGGCGTTGGGGGGTGGTTATGGTAAGACGAAAGTTGAGCATCTGGAGACTCCTTCTGTTTGTGAAAATGGAAATTGCAAAACAGCAAGAGCATTTCCAGATGCTGTCATTTCGTCAACCGCCACCACGATTGTTTCAGATTTTCAAAGATCCTTTTTCTTGAGGTCTATACTTCAGTGAGTGCTACGAGCGGCGAACCGGCGATGGCGAACTCTTTGCGCTGCTGCCATTCTATCGCTGCTATCGCGCCTTTGTTCGCGGCAAGGTTCTCAGTTTCAGGCTGGATGAGCCGGAATTCAGCGCCGCAGAGCAAAAGGCTGCAACCTTGCGCGCCAGGCATTATTTTGCCCTTGCCAGACGTTATGCGACGCCGCTGCACAAGCCAACCCTCATTGCCGTGATGGGACTTTCGGGAACCGGAAAGACCACTGTAGCGCGCGCCATCGCCGGGGAGTTGGGGTTGCGTGTGCTTTCCTCTGACGCCATACGTAAATCGCTCTTCGGAAAAGCCGGGCGACCATTCGGGTATGGCGAAGGAGCATATAACCTGGAAGCGAATCGCCTGACCTACGAGACGCTGATGGCTCAAAGTCGGACTTTGCTGGACGCCAGCGGCGGGGTGATTTTGGATGCCACCTTTCAACGCGCCGAAGACCGGGCGATGGCGCAAGCTATGGCGATTTGGTCGGGGGCAAACTGGCGATTGCTTGAGTGCCAATTATCGCCTGAGTTGGTGCAATCACGGCTCGCGGCTCGCGCCGCTCAAGCCGACGTATTGTCCGCTGCGACGTGGGAGGTCTATTTGCGACAGCGTGAGCAGTTTGAACCTTTCGATAATCAGACAACCG
Proteins encoded in this region:
- a CDS encoding AAA family ATPase, whose protein sequence is MRARHYFALARRYATPLHKPTLIAVMGLSGTGKTTVARAIAGELGLRVLSSDAIRKSLFGKAGRPFGYGEGAYNLEANRLTYETLMAQSRTLLDASGGVILDATFQRAEDRAMAQAMAIWSGANWRLLECQLSPELVQSRLAARAAQADVLSAATWEVYLRQREQFEPFDNQTTGVKHLALDTSRNLAVISRAATDWLRENDQQGH